One part of the Pirellulales bacterium genome encodes these proteins:
- a CDS encoding CPBP family intramembrane glutamic endopeptidase produces MPDIPQQYWFIAGLVAFTCLVSLPLGIALLWNMPRAWPYQAEYDSLPRQRNLASLRALGWCLLAAVVWQFLLDMLTVRYLLPRDMGADWLAKATVEQATILIRGMVVEKVIWLAGVGAMLLVWLVAAEDAAFVPLYRLVGLGVPRFYEVIWGILFWLILCPPLLLLQSLLIQFFPQLHPLMELLKRLKTTAAPGAFLGLFTWISLSVVIMAPLTEELLFRGLLQNWLRRRLAVWSPPSPAIDPNMEQTEQAPRQFFGWERRLNQAAPAIVLTSLVFALMHLGQGPAPIPIFFLSLGLGLLFELTGRLWPGIVVHLMLNLTSTILLWLELQSLK; encoded by the coding sequence ATGCCCGACATTCCCCAGCAGTATTGGTTCATCGCGGGCTTGGTGGCGTTTACCTGTCTGGTCAGTCTGCCATTGGGGATTGCCCTGTTGTGGAACATGCCAAGGGCCTGGCCTTACCAAGCGGAATATGATTCGCTGCCGCGACAGAGAAATTTGGCGAGTCTCCGCGCGTTGGGTTGGTGCCTCTTGGCCGCGGTCGTATGGCAATTCCTGCTAGACATGCTGACGGTGAGGTATCTTTTGCCGCGCGACATGGGGGCGGATTGGCTAGCGAAAGCCACTGTTGAACAGGCCACCATTTTGATCCGGGGCATGGTTGTGGAAAAGGTGATTTGGCTTGCCGGTGTCGGGGCCATGCTTTTGGTTTGGCTGGTCGCGGCGGAAGACGCTGCTTTCGTGCCGCTTTACCGTTTGGTGGGATTGGGTGTTCCCCGTTTTTACGAAGTAATCTGGGGCATCTTGTTTTGGTTGATTCTTTGTCCGCCGCTATTGCTGTTGCAAAGTTTACTGATTCAATTTTTTCCCCAGTTGCATCCGTTGATGGAATTACTGAAGCGGCTGAAAACAACCGCGGCGCCGGGGGCGTTTTTGGGATTATTCACCTGGATTAGCCTGTCGGTGGTGATCATGGCTCCCTTGACAGAGGAACTGCTGTTTCGCGGCCTACTGCAAAATTGGCTGCGGCGGCGGTTGGCTGTTTGGTCTCCGCCCTCCCCGGCAATCGACCCCAACATGGAACAGACAGAACAGGCCCCCCGGCAATTTTTTGGCTGGGAACGACGACTCAACCAGGCGGCTCCCGCCATTGTGCTCACCAGTTTGGTCTTTGCACTCATGCACCTGGGCCAAGGCCCCGCTCCGATTCCTATCTTTTTTTTGTCGCTGGGCCTGGGTTTATTATTTGAATTAACGGGCCGATTATGGCCGGGCATCGTGGTGCATCTTATGTTAAATTTGACGTCCACGATTCTGCTTTGGCTCGAGCTACAATCACTTAAGTAA
- a CDS encoding Gfo/Idh/MocA family oxidoreductase, whose product MPTGFGVIGCGVIARFHARAIADTAGARLIGCWDHKFANAQKFAAESNCAAYEGLDQLLADPRISVVVVGTPSGAHAEPAVAAARTGKHVLVEKPLEITLKRCDAIIRACADNAVKLATIFPSRFHAVARELRRAVLAKRFGRITLADAYVKWFRSQEYYDSGRWRGTWELDGGGALMNQGIHSVDLLLWVMGDVASVTAQWGMLAHQRIAVEDTVVATLRFTNGSLGVIEAGTAVYPGFVKRIDICGSQGTAVMEEESLRVWEFAKAHKEDAAIREKFALQTSGGGASDPKAIGHHAHALQFADFLAAIKRDRPPKAGGAEGRRAVEVILAIYQAAESGKVVKLPLTTDPRLRARRGSVK is encoded by the coding sequence ATGCCCACCGGATTTGGCGTTATTGGTTGCGGGGTCATCGCCCGGTTTCATGCGCGGGCGATTGCGGATACGGCGGGAGCGCGGCTGATTGGCTGTTGGGACCATAAATTTGCCAACGCTCAAAAGTTTGCCGCCGAATCCAATTGCGCCGCCTACGAGGGTTTGGACCAACTTTTGGCCGACCCGCGAATTTCCGTGGTGGTAGTGGGCACGCCCAGCGGGGCCCATGCCGAGCCGGCGGTCGCGGCCGCGCGGACGGGCAAACACGTCTTGGTCGAAAAGCCGCTGGAGATCACGCTCAAACGCTGCGATGCCATCATCCGGGCGTGTGCCGATAACGCCGTAAAGCTGGCCACGATATTTCCCTCGCGTTTTCATGCAGTAGCCCGGGAACTGCGGCGGGCCGTACTGGCCAAGCGTTTTGGCCGGATCACCCTGGCCGATGCCTACGTCAAATGGTTTCGCAGCCAAGAGTATTATGATAGCGGCCGCTGGCGAGGGACGTGGGAGCTGGACGGCGGCGGCGCGCTCATGAACCAGGGGATTCATAGCGTGGATCTGCTCTTGTGGGTGATGGGGGATGTGGCGTCCGTCACCGCGCAGTGGGGGATGCTGGCCCACCAGCGGATTGCTGTCGAAGATACCGTGGTCGCCACACTACGGTTTACCAACGGCTCCTTGGGCGTGATCGAGGCGGGAACCGCCGTTTATCCCGGTTTTGTCAAGCGGATCGACATTTGCGGCAGCCAAGGGACCGCCGTCATGGAAGAGGAATCCCTGCGGGTGTGGGAGTTTGCGAAGGCGCATAAGGAGGACGCCGCAATCCGAGAGAAATTTGCCCTACAGACAAGTGGCGGCGGGGCCAGCGATCCCAAGGCAATTGGCCATCACGCACATGCGTTGCAGTTTGCGGATTTTTTAGCGGCGATCAAGCGTGATCGTCCGCCGAAAGCGGGGGGAGCGGAAGGTCGGCGAGCGGTGGAGGTGATTTTAGCAATTTACCAGGCGGCGGAGTCGGGCAAAGTAGTCAAGCTGCCGTTAACCACTGATCCGCGATTGCGGGCGCGGAGGGGGAGCGTGAAATGA
- a CDS encoding CinA family nicotinamide mononucleotide deamidase-related protein, with protein MHAEIISIGDELTSGQRLDTNSQWLALQLGDLGVRTLYHTTVADDMDANVRVFQTALARAEIIVATGGLGPTADDLTRQSLAAATGRELKLDHAALADIEALFTKRGREMPQRNRVQAEFPAGSRVIPNPHGTAPGIDLLHTRADGTHSRIFCLPGVPAEMREMWAATVVPSIREFTGENGVIQHRVIRCFGVGESDLEAMLPDLIRRGRDPQVGITVSKATISLRITAKGADALACDQLIAPTTQIVRDCLGELIFGQGDEELEHAVLKLLGTHSASLATAEWGSEGQIARWLRAVPGNEISYAGGAVLGGLHSVGQFLAMKGSAAELTKEELTRRLAERCRELWHTDYGLAVGPAPASSTNLTQGTADTAQPPKIWLSLAGPEKTISLSQLFAGHPDLLIIRAAKQALNMLRLALVKRANREGNAE; from the coding sequence ATGCACGCCGAAATTATTTCCATTGGCGATGAACTGACCAGCGGCCAGCGACTTGATACCAACTCCCAATGGCTTGCGTTGCAATTGGGGGATTTGGGCGTGCGGACGCTGTACCATACGACCGTGGCGGACGATATGGACGCCAACGTGCGGGTCTTTCAGACAGCGCTTGCGCGGGCGGAAATTATTGTCGCGACGGGAGGATTAGGCCCCACCGCCGACGACCTGACGCGGCAATCACTGGCCGCCGCCACTGGTCGCGAATTGAAGCTCGATCACGCGGCCTTGGCCGATATCGAGGCTCTTTTTACCAAGCGTGGGCGGGAAATGCCCCAACGCAACCGCGTGCAGGCCGAATTTCCCGCTGGTAGCCGCGTCATCCCCAATCCCCACGGTACCGCTCCCGGGATTGACCTGTTGCACACACGCGCTGATGGCACGCACAGTCGCATCTTTTGCCTGCCAGGGGTACCGGCCGAGATGCGCGAGATGTGGGCCGCGACAGTCGTCCCCTCGATCCGGGAATTTACTGGCGAAAATGGTGTGATTCAGCACCGGGTCATTAGGTGCTTTGGCGTGGGAGAAAGCGACCTTGAGGCGATGCTGCCCGATCTGATTCGCCGGGGACGTGATCCGCAGGTCGGAATCACCGTCAGCAAAGCCACGATCAGCCTCCGGATCACCGCCAAGGGTGCCGACGCGCTGGCGTGCGACCAGCTTATTGCCCCCACGACGCAAATTGTGCGCGACTGCCTGGGAGAGTTGATTTTTGGCCAGGGGGATGAAGAGTTGGAGCACGCCGTGCTCAAACTGTTGGGAACGCACAGCGCTAGCCTGGCAACCGCCGAATGGGGGAGTGAAGGTCAGATCGCCCGTTGGCTGCGCGCGGTGCCAGGAAACGAAATCAGTTATGCGGGGGGAGCGGTACTGGGGGGCCTGCATTCTGTCGGTCAATTTTTGGCAATGAAGGGGAGCGCCGCGGAATTGACCAAAGAGGAATTGACGCGTCGATTAGCCGAGCGTTGCCGGGAATTGTGGCATACCGATTATGGGCTGGCCGTTGGCCCCGCGCCGGCCAGTTCCACCAATCTAACCCAGGGGACCGCAGATACCGCGCAGCCTCCTAAGATATGGCTCTCCTTGGCAGGACCGGAAAAGACCATCAGTCTGTCGCAGCTTTTTGCGGGGCATCCCGACTTGCTCATCATCCGCGCGGCCAAGCAAGCGTTGAATATGTTAAGGCTGGCTTTGGTAAAGCGGGCCAATCGCGAAGGCAATGCGGAATAA
- a CDS encoding inorganic diphosphatase, with protein sequence MTHAWHDVTPGENLPMEFTAIIEIPMGSSVKYELDKETGLLRMDRVLYSAVYYPANYGFIPQTFAEDDDPLDVLVLCQEAVAPLTMVQARAIGLMTMIDSGKRDHKILAVALNDPEYSGVRDASELPVHKLTMLRRFFQDYKQLEGKAVEVDQMQPATAAHPTIEEALQRYSLERRRGFHVNGAGKGTVKK encoded by the coding sequence ATGACCCATGCTTGGCACGATGTAACTCCTGGCGAGAACCTGCCTATGGAATTTACGGCGATCATCGAGATTCCCATGGGTTCGAGCGTCAAGTACGAACTTGACAAGGAAACCGGCCTGTTGCGGATGGACCGGGTGCTGTATTCGGCGGTGTATTACCCCGCGAATTACGGGTTCATCCCGCAAACCTTTGCCGAGGATGACGACCCGCTGGACGTGCTGGTATTATGCCAGGAGGCGGTCGCCCCCCTGACCATGGTCCAAGCGCGGGCGATTGGGTTAATGACGATGATTGATAGCGGCAAGCGGGACCACAAAATTTTGGCCGTGGCGCTGAATGACCCCGAATATAGCGGCGTGCGCGACGCCAGCGAACTGCCGGTGCACAAACTAACCATGCTGCGGCGGTTTTTTCAGGATTATAAGCAACTAGAGGGGAAGGCCGTGGAAGTCGACCAAATGCAGCCCGCCACCGCCGCCCATCCCACCATCGAAGAAGCCCTGCAGCGATATAGCCTGGAACGGCGGCGTGGCTTTCACGTCAATGGTGCGGGAAAAGGAACCGTTAAAAAATAA
- a CDS encoding cation:proton antiporter, with translation MNPNDNLHLAVQFFLQLAIILVFCQIVGAIAAKLGQPQVVAEMIAGVLLGPSLFGLFWPELQQSLFPWDKSQTIRDTQSYLFPASQLGLALYMFIVGLEFRVDIIKNQWRSSLAVSLAGMIAPFALGALLAWYFYHYTNLFPPRTNLTEAMLFLGASMCITAFPMLARIIVYKGLNGTTMGTVAIGAGAIDDATAWCLLALVLASFDDNYQHAINSIGGGMAFVLLATLVLRPLFKWIEPWLVRKDRLTEAGLVLCLAAMCLGAWYTDMLHLHAVFGAFIVGSILPRGPVTRDIIARVQPLTVALLLPLFFTYSGLNTQIGLLNSAYLWWMCLLVLIVANLGKGVACWLAALATGLPNREAMGIGTLMNARGLMELIIINIGLSRGVISAELFAILVIMAVMTTLIASPLFEWLVGSDVKPDPDQSAATAFE, from the coding sequence ATGAATCCCAACGATAACCTCCACCTCGCTGTCCAATTCTTTTTGCAATTGGCAATTATTCTGGTTTTTTGCCAAATTGTGGGCGCGATTGCGGCAAAACTGGGCCAGCCCCAGGTTGTAGCCGAAATGATCGCCGGCGTGCTGCTAGGCCCATCACTGTTTGGATTATTCTGGCCGGAACTACAACAGTCGTTGTTCCCGTGGGATAAATCACAGACCATACGCGACACCCAGAGTTATCTTTTTCCCGCGTCGCAGTTGGGATTGGCGTTGTATATGTTCATCGTGGGTTTGGAATTTCGGGTGGACATTATTAAAAATCAATGGCGCAGTTCGCTGGCGGTATCGCTGGCCGGGATGATCGCGCCGTTTGCGCTGGGGGCGTTATTAGCGTGGTATTTTTATCATTATACCAATCTCTTTCCCCCGCGGACCAATCTGACAGAGGCGATGCTGTTTTTGGGGGCGTCAATGTGCATCACCGCGTTTCCCATGTTAGCGCGGATTATTGTGTACAAGGGGTTAAATGGCACCACCATGGGGACCGTGGCGATCGGGGCGGGAGCTATTGACGATGCCACGGCCTGGTGCCTCTTGGCGTTGGTATTGGCTAGCTTTGATGATAACTATCAACATGCCATCAATAGCATCGGCGGTGGCATGGCGTTTGTCCTGTTGGCCACGCTGGTGCTAAGGCCACTCTTTAAGTGGATCGAGCCGTGGCTAGTTAGAAAAGACCGCCTGACGGAAGCGGGCCTGGTGTTATGCCTGGCGGCCATGTGCCTGGGAGCCTGGTATACCGATATGTTGCATCTGCACGCGGTGTTTGGCGCGTTTATTGTCGGCTCGATCTTGCCACGGGGGCCGGTTACCCGCGATATAATCGCCCGCGTGCAGCCGCTAACGGTGGCCTTGCTGTTACCGCTGTTTTTTACGTATTCCGGCTTAAATACCCAGATCGGACTGCTCAATTCCGCTTATTTGTGGTGGATGTGCCTCTTGGTGCTAATTGTGGCCAATCTGGGGAAGGGGGTCGCCTGTTGGCTGGCGGCGCTGGCCACGGGACTTCCCAACCGCGAGGCGATGGGGATCGGCACGCTGATGAACGCGCGGGGCTTGATGGAGCTGATTATTATCAATATCGGGTTATCACGCGGAGTTATCAGCGCGGAACTGTTTGCCATTTTGGTGATTATGGCCGTCATGACCACGCTGATCGCGTCTCCCCTTTTTGAATGGCTGGTCGGCAGCGATGTCAAACCCGACCCCGATCAATCCGCGGCTACGGCGTTTGAGTGA
- a CDS encoding lysophospholipid acyltransferase family protein: MILKSISSWPTRARDYAVYLAVRLIVCVLQSWSLAACVDLANWLAWLCHDLFHIRRRVLVENLRTAFPHWSDEQRAICARRMWAHLILMLAEIAHARRKIHLTNWRDYLDFADMAGLMRLLWQDRPKVLISAHYGNFELAAYTFGLFGFETYAVARKLDNPYLHEYLNSFRSAKGQHLLPKDGSAPEIAQLLERRATLLLLADQNAGPKGCWVDFFGKPASTHKAIALFVLANQAPLGVSCGRRIGPPLHYEMSLLATYDPATAELSTQELTQWFTSELESMIRVEPSQYWWLHNRWKGEPPRRRSKSITN; this comes from the coding sequence ATGATACTAAAGTCCATCTCCTCTTGGCCAACCCGCGCGCGGGATTACGCTGTTTATCTGGCGGTGCGTTTGATCGTGTGCGTGCTGCAATCGTGGTCGCTGGCCGCTTGCGTGGATCTTGCGAATTGGTTGGCGTGGCTCTGCCATGATCTTTTTCACATTCGCAGGCGCGTTTTAGTGGAAAATCTCCGGACCGCCTTTCCCCACTGGTCCGACGAACAACGGGCGATTTGCGCGCGGCGGATGTGGGCGCATTTGATACTGATGCTGGCTGAAATCGCCCACGCGCGGCGTAAAATTCACCTGACGAACTGGCGGGATTATCTGGATTTTGCCGATATGGCGGGCCTGATGCGGCTGTTGTGGCAGGATCGGCCCAAGGTGCTCATTTCCGCCCATTATGGCAATTTTGAGCTAGCGGCGTACACCTTTGGGCTGTTTGGCTTTGAAACCTACGCGGTGGCCCGCAAACTGGATAACCCTTATTTGCATGAATATCTCAATTCATTCCGCTCGGCCAAGGGGCAGCATTTACTCCCCAAGGATGGAAGCGCGCCCGAAATTGCCCAACTGCTGGAACGACGGGCGACGCTGCTGCTCTTGGCGGATCAAAACGCCGGACCCAAGGGATGTTGGGTGGACTTTTTTGGCAAGCCCGCCAGCACGCACAAGGCGATCGCGCTGTTTGTTTTGGCTAATCAGGCCCCCTTGGGCGTTAGTTGCGGTAGGCGGATAGGCCCACCGCTGCATTACGAGATGTCGCTGTTAGCGACGTATGATCCCGCGACTGCGGAACTTTCCACGCAGGAACTGACGCAGTGGTTCACCAGCGAATTAGAATCCATGATCCGCGTGGAGCCATCGCAATACTGGTGGCTGCATAATCGCTGGAAAGGGGAACCACCGCGGCGACGGAGTAAATCAATTACGAATTGA
- a CDS encoding S8 family serine peptidase yields MPLPVRSLFVCCAFFGGILSQAWAVPFLPNDFYYRAPQNLQWYSTKMHLEDAWSVTLGDPTLKVAILDTGVISTTPDLTSRVLPALSTAVAGLGSPTIFPPFTDAQLAAGNTSIRHGTYVASVLAMQINNNIGGAGVGNFLIQPIRITNDTAQTNAQSIANGIRLAADQGCKIINVSYTLGDPGIVADAADYARSKGSLVFVGAGNSNRLETIADYPSLIFIGGTNPNDERWVQSTNNGSSFGNFVDFVAPAQNIVAADPPLAPNGYALLSGGTSFSTPLAAGVAGLIWSVNPNLTPDQVEQILRDSAVDLGAPGRDQFFGHGRIDAGAAVALAVASIPEPGTIMVGIAGMTWLVWRRRRVSSAHSVCG; encoded by the coding sequence ATGCCTTTGCCCGTTCGCAGTTTATTCGTGTGTTGCGCTTTCTTTGGCGGAATCCTCAGTCAGGCGTGGGCGGTTCCTTTTTTGCCCAACGACTTTTACTACCGCGCGCCGCAAAATTTGCAGTGGTATTCAACCAAGATGCACTTGGAGGACGCCTGGAGCGTGACTCTGGGGGATCCCACGCTCAAAGTGGCGATCCTGGACACCGGAGTCATAAGCACCACGCCCGATCTGACCAGTCGCGTGTTGCCGGCGCTCAGCACGGCGGTGGCGGGACTGGGCAGTCCCACCATCTTTCCACCATTTACCGATGCGCAGTTGGCAGCGGGGAACACCTCCATTCGCCACGGAACGTACGTGGCTAGCGTTCTGGCCATGCAAATTAACAACAACATCGGCGGCGCGGGAGTGGGAAACTTTTTGATCCAACCGATCCGCATTACCAATGATACGGCCCAAACGAACGCGCAATCCATCGCCAATGGCATCCGCCTGGCGGCCGACCAGGGGTGCAAAATCATTAACGTGTCTTACACGTTGGGGGATCCCGGCATCGTGGCGGACGCCGCCGATTACGCCCGTTCCAAGGGAAGTTTGGTCTTTGTGGGAGCGGGAAACAGCAACCGCTTAGAAACAATCGCCGATTATCCCTCGCTAATCTTTATTGGTGGAACCAACCCCAACGACGAACGTTGGGTGCAATCAACTAATAATGGCAGTTCCTTTGGCAACTTTGTGGACTTTGTCGCCCCGGCCCAAAACATCGTGGCGGCGGACCCGCCCCTGGCCCCCAACGGCTACGCCCTGCTCAGCGGGGGAACCAGTTTTTCCACACCGCTGGCCGCGGGCGTGGCGGGCCTGATCTGGTCGGTCAACCCCAACCTAACCCCCGATCAAGTCGAGCAAATCCTCCGCGACAGCGCGGTCGATCTGGGTGCCCCGGGCCGGGACCAATTCTTTGGCCATGGACGGATCGACGCCGGCGCGGCGGTGGCCCTGGCCGTGGCCAGCATCCCTGAGCCGGGAACCATTATGGTAGGCATCGCTGGTATGACGTGGCTGGTATGGCGACGGCGGAGAGTGTCGTCCGCACACTCCGTGTGCGGATGA
- a CDS encoding ImmA/IrrE family metallo-endopeptidase, which produces MSTEIQTDELAAVLDRIAGEILRQAGVIGPPVNVLQLAIRLGFQIAWDERQTARARLARPPRPGNGSAGGGLILLRHEPRPERRQWAVAHELGEAWSWRVFEMLDQDPRTTRPALREQIANWLAGRILVPGAWLTASGEEWDWDLLRLKQRFSTASHELIARRMLDCEPPVVITVFDQGSIVLRQGNLRQRPPRWSEREEACRQTAIVEARPEEVTGNPRIRCWPLTEPGWLREIIRTEYSAKMVEWD; this is translated from the coding sequence ATGTCCACCGAAATCCAAACTGACGAACTGGCCGCGGTGTTGGACCGGATCGCGGGGGAAATTTTGCGGCAGGCGGGGGTGATCGGCCCGCCGGTGAATGTGTTGCAGTTGGCAATTCGTCTGGGCTTTCAGATCGCTTGGGACGAACGGCAGACCGCCCGTGCGCGCTTGGCTCGTCCGCCCCGACCGGGGAATGGGTCGGCGGGGGGCGGATTGATTTTATTGCGCCACGAACCACGGCCCGAGCGTCGCCAATGGGCGGTGGCGCATGAACTGGGGGAGGCATGGTCCTGGCGGGTGTTTGAGATGTTGGATCAAGATCCCCGTACCACGCGGCCCGCCCTGCGCGAGCAAATTGCCAATTGGCTGGCGGGACGCATTTTGGTTCCGGGGGCTTGGTTGACAGCGTCGGGGGAGGAATGGGACTGGGATTTATTGCGGCTAAAACAGCGATTTAGCACCGCCAGCCATGAATTGATCGCGCGGCGGATGCTGGATTGCGAACCGCCGGTCGTCATTACCGTTTTTGACCAGGGAAGCATCGTGTTGAGACAAGGGAATTTACGGCAACGCCCGCCGCGCTGGTCGGAAAGGGAAGAAGCGTGCCGCCAAACCGCCATTGTCGAGGCCCGGCCCGAGGAAGTAACCGGCAATCCCCGCATTCGCTGTTGGCCATTGACCGAGCCGGGCTGGCTGCGGGAAATTATCCGCACCGAATATTCCGCTAAGATGGTGGAATGGGACTAG
- a CDS encoding acyltransferase — MPAVACTPANLPAKAARYQSLDMWRGIACLLMVVFHTTMQVTLPTEQAAPASDWLGRLGQTLILATARMWVGVPVFFVISGYCIMATLDSRRRGKGGLGDYILRRVRRIYPPYWIALAVAVIGIWAVEAAGWHGLFSEGRFTIPLPWEMTAAQWIGNLTLTETWRPLITTDPMSHLLPNTWTLCYEEQFYLVAGVLLWMAPRKIFTAAAIFTALSFVVKVVAHKLNVPLFGTFLDGRWLLIAAGIMVYYRINYATLWQGRAIEALLLIGVLTSDLGPASLFDVEPTNDLERLAGFGFALLISLLYKFDARIMGTAVAQTFARVGTMSYSVYLIHPLVAKGISYGLYRNGFTAPWFTLLVVIPACLAASLMCGWVFYQLVERWFLNQPLAARQSNVAEKMTAEASGNIVQPVELSTALTASVTGPAFQTTLGPIWPDIDQRLAASTTVTGTSSTTTTSIT; from the coding sequence ATGCCAGCCGTCGCTTGTACCCCCGCCAACTTACCCGCCAAGGCCGCGCGATATCAGTCCCTGGATATGTGGCGCGGGATCGCGTGTCTGCTCATGGTGGTGTTTCATACCACCATGCAGGTCACCCTCCCCACCGAGCAGGCCGCGCCCGCCAGTGATTGGCTAGGCCGCCTGGGCCAAACCTTAATCTTGGCCACCGCCCGGATGTGGGTGGGGGTGCCGGTTTTCTTTGTGATTAGCGGTTATTGCATCATGGCCACGCTGGATTCGCGGCGACGCGGTAAAGGCGGATTGGGGGATTATATTTTGCGGCGCGTGCGGCGAATTTATCCCCCGTACTGGATAGCGCTGGCCGTGGCGGTGATTGGCATCTGGGCGGTGGAGGCCGCTGGTTGGCACGGTCTATTTAGCGAGGGACGGTTTACCATTCCCCTGCCGTGGGAGATGACCGCCGCGCAGTGGATTGGCAATTTGACATTAACCGAGACCTGGCGGCCGCTTATCACGACCGATCCCATGTCGCACTTGCTGCCAAACACCTGGACCCTGTGCTATGAGGAGCAGTTTTATCTGGTGGCGGGTGTGTTGTTATGGATGGCCCCGCGCAAGATTTTTACCGCTGCGGCGATCTTTACCGCGCTCAGTTTTGTGGTCAAGGTGGTCGCGCATAAACTGAATGTGCCGCTGTTTGGCACGTTTTTGGATGGGCGGTGGCTGCTCATCGCGGCGGGGATCATGGTGTACTACCGGATCAATTATGCCACCTTATGGCAAGGCCGCGCGATCGAGGCGCTATTGCTGATCGGCGTGCTGACCAGCGATTTAGGCCCGGCCAGCTTGTTTGATGTGGAACCGACGAACGACCTAGAGCGGCTGGCGGGTTTTGGCTTTGCCTTGTTGATTTCGCTGCTCTACAAGTTTGACGCGCGGATCATGGGAACGGCGGTGGCGCAGACGTTTGCCCGCGTGGGGACGATGAGCTACAGCGTGTACTTGATCCATCCGCTGGTTGCCAAGGGGATCAGTTATGGCCTGTATCGCAACGGTTTTACAGCACCCTGGTTCACGCTGCTGGTGGTGATTCCCGCGTGTTTGGCCGCTTCACTGATGTGCGGCTGGGTCTTTTATCAATTGGTCGAGCGTTGGTTTTTGAATCAACCGCTGGCTGCCCGGCAGTCGAACGTCGCGGAAAAAATGACGGCGGAAGCAAGCGGGAATATCGTCCAGCCCGTCGAATTGTCAACCGCTTTGACCGCCTCCGTGACCGGCCCGGCATTTCAAACAACTCTTGGTCCGATTTGGCCGGATATTGACCAGCGGTTGGCAGCCTCAACAACTGTCACAGGGACATCGTCAACAACGACCACTTCGATCACTTGA
- a CDS encoding M48 family metallopeptidase, whose amino-acid sequence MQSRSAPQGRRSVPFVARLLPIMIGLGGVMVFLATNCKPGPFGRNQVLALSLDDEKNLGKQAFVQALSSEKVLDERVQRISQVEKDLVTRVEYITARLIAAARDPNVLKLAKVPEDTFEWEVRVVENDTPNAYCLPGGKMVVYTGIIPVAYNDAALAAVIGHEISHALFRHGNERMSTEKAQQMAAMAAAGAFSDDVRQQQFVMAAFGIGTKVGITLPFNRSHELEADRMGVVLMAAAGYPPEESIRFWERMGKLAGGAKPPEYLSTHPSDSTRMSELTEWMPTAQPYYDSSQKQRVQVLPGLRAERQ is encoded by the coding sequence ATGCAATCACGCTCGGCCCCGCAGGGGCGGCGCTCTGTTCCGTTTGTCGCCCGCCTTTTGCCAATCATGATTGGGCTGGGGGGGGTGATGGTTTTTTTGGCGACCAATTGCAAGCCCGGGCCATTTGGGCGCAATCAGGTGCTGGCTTTGTCGCTGGATGACGAGAAAAACCTGGGGAAGCAAGCCTTTGTCCAGGCGCTAAGCAGCGAAAAGGTCCTTGACGAACGCGTCCAGCGTATTAGCCAGGTAGAAAAGGACTTGGTGACGCGGGTCGAATACATTACCGCCCGCTTGATCGCCGCCGCGCGCGATCCCAATGTGCTCAAGCTAGCCAAAGTGCCCGAGGACACGTTTGAATGGGAAGTCCGCGTGGTGGAAAATGACACACCCAACGCGTATTGCCTGCCCGGGGGGAAAATGGTCGTGTACACGGGAATTATTCCGGTGGCGTATAATGACGCCGCGCTCGCGGCGGTGATCGGCCATGAGATCTCGCATGCGTTGTTTCGGCATGGGAATGAGCGAATGTCCACCGAGAAAGCCCAGCAAATGGCGGCGATGGCCGCTGCGGGGGCGTTTAGCGACGATGTCCGCCAGCAGCAGTTTGTGATGGCGGCGTTTGGCATCGGGACCAAGGTGGGCATCACGCTCCCCTTTAACCGCAGCCACGAGCTAGAGGCCGATCGTATGGGCGTGGTGCTGATGGCGGCCGCGGGCTATCCGCCAGAGGAATCGATTCGCTTTTGGGAGCGTATGGGCAAACTGGCCGGGGGGGCCAAACCGCCGGAATACCTTTCGACACATCCGTCGGACTCCACCCGCATGAGTGAATTAACCGAGTGGATGCCCACCGCGCAGCCCTACTATGATTCATCACAAAAGCAGCGGGTGCAGGTCTTGCCGGGATTGCGGGCGGAACGCCAATAG